The following is a genomic window from Hymenobacter gelipurpurascens.
AGGAGATGCAGGATACCATCCGGGAGTTCTGGAAGGAAGAAGTGGCCTAGGCCAGTGGTTGGCCCATCCTGATGCGAAACCCCACCCCAACCCCTCCCCACAGGGAGAGGGGCTTGAATTAGTATTGCAATTGTCAGCTAATATCAGCTAAGTCGTTGTAGTAGTAAAATAAGCCCCTCTCCCCGTGGGGAGGGGTTGGGGTGGGGTGCCTGTCAGACCGCTAGGCCACTTCGCTAAACTTTTCCGTTACCGTCGTAGTTTTGTGCTCGTTATGTGGCTACAATATCTCCTCATTGCTCTGCTTTTCGTGGGCGCAGCGTTTTACGTCGGACGCTTGTTTTGGCGCGCTTTCTTCGATAAAACTGCCGCGGGCTGTGCCAAAGGGTGCGGCGGTGCCTGCTCCGTTATTGATGTAGACCGCCTGCAGCGCACCATTGAATTAGCTGCCACGAAAGGCGCTGGGCAGTAGCGGCGCGCGTTTCTTCTGCACTTCGGATAACCTGTCCCCGTAGTGGCTACGTATAGCCGGTGCGGGGCTTTTTGTTGGCCCCCTCCCAACCGTACTCTTTCCATTTCCAAAACGCCCCTCCCATGCAAGATAAAGAAGAAGAACGCTCGCTCATCAACGTAGAACGCCAGCTCAACAAGGAGGGCTACACCGAAGATTTTCGCGTGACGGAAGGCCGCTTGCATACGCTCAACAACGAGCGCAATAAGAGCTACGCCCCCAGCGAAGTGACCATCGTAGACTTTTACCGTTTCGAGGGCGAAAGTGACCCCGATGATATGTCGATTCTATACGCGCTCGAAACCACCGATGGCGTGCGGGGCACGATTTCCTCAGCCTACGGCACCTACGGCGACTCCGACGCGCTGGAGTTCCTGAAGCAGGTAGAAGACCTCGGTAAAAACCTGAGCAAGAAGAACAAGTAAGCACAGCCTTCCTTTTCAGGCACTGCTTTTAGAGTGCGCCGCAATCCACCTGCGGCGCACTCTTGTGTTTCCGCCCTAGGCAAACTCGACTATGAAAACGACGTTTCCTACCCACCCGCTGCGCCGTGCTTCCGACCTCGACCCGTTGCTGGAGGCTATTGGCGAGGCTCGCGTTGTGTTGCTGGGCGAGGCTTCGCATGGTACTTCGGAGTTCTATACTTGGCGCACGGCCCTCACCAAGCTCCTGATTCAGGAGAAAGGCTTTCAGTTTATGGCAGTGGAAGGCGACTGGCCCGACTGTTTCGAGGTGAATGCTGCCATTAAGCATAATACACCTACTCACGCGCCGGCAAGCTCCGTGCTGAGCACGTTCAACCGGTGGCCTACCTGGATGTGGGGAAACTGGGAAATTGTGGCTTTAGTAGAGTGGCTCCGAGAGCACAACCAAGCGCTGGCCGATGACAAGCAGATAGGCTTCTACGGGCTCGATGTGTATAGCCTCTGGGAGTCGTTGCAGGAGATTCTGCACTACGTGGAAAAGCAGGGCGATGGAGCCGTGCAAGCTGCGCATAAAGCGTTTCGATGCTTTGAGCCTTACAGCGAAGATCCGCAGGAATATGCTCAGGCGGTGGCTTTCGTGTCGGAAGACTGTGAGGATGAAGTGACCGAAATGCTGCGTGCCCTGCGTCGCCAAGTGAGAGACCTGCCGCCGGGTGGCCTACGAGCGCAGGAGCAGAAGTTCAATGCCGAGCAGAACGCGCTGGTAGCTGTGAATGCCGAGCGCTACTACCGGGCCATGATCCGGGGCGGAGCGGCCTCCTGGAACGTGCGCGACCAGCATATGATGGAAACGCTCACGCGCCTGCTCGACCTCCACGGCCCCAACAGCAAGGCCATCATCTGGGAGCACAACACGCACATCGGCGACGCCCGCTACACCGACATGCGCGACGACCAGATGGTGAACGTAGGCCAGCTGGCCCGGGAAGCCTACGGCCGCGACAACGTATTTGCCGTGGGCTTTGGCACCTACCAGGGCACCGTGGTAGCTGGAAAGAAGTGGGGTGCCACTCCTGAGGTAATGACTGTACCCGAAGCCCGCCGGAGCTCCTGGGAACACATGTTGCACCAGCAGCTCAAAGGCGACAACGCCCTGCTGTTTTCCGAAGAGCTGCGCGGCCATCCGCTGCTAGCGCATTCCGTAGGCCACCGCGCCATTGGGGTAGTGTACCGGCCAGAATTTGAGCAGTTCGGCAACTACGTGCCCACCCAGATACCGGAGCGCTACGATGCCTTTATGTTCTTCGACCAGACCCGTGCCCTGCACGCCCTGCCTACCGAAGCCGACACGCACACCCCACCAGACCTGTATCCGTGGAATTACTAAACCTGGCCTTTGGCTACTTCTAAGGCCTCGACGGCAGGTCCTATCTATGATACACTGACCGGGTAGCTTTCCGCTTTATAGGCTTCAAAGCTACCTGGTCAGTGTATTTTTACTGTCCCGAGTGCAACGTTTTACATTGTTTAGGATTCTTCCTGATACTCTTTCTTATACCATCTACTCGTTTCCATTTTCTACCTATCCTGTTTATGCTTGTTCGCTCTATTGGTATTGGCGCCGTTTTGTTCTCATTTCCATTGCTCAGCTTTGCGCAAACTAGTGAGCCCGAAACACCCCGATATTATGTTGGCGTATCGGCCTTCACCAACTTCTCTCAGCGCCTGAGCCGGTCGATTGATCCTAGCACAGTGCCTCCCTTGCAGCTTACGCTCGGCTATCAGCTCAATCCACGCTGGGCGGTGCAGCTAGGGGCATCCTATAGCACCAGCCCAGGCTCGTATAGTGTCATCCCCAGGGATGCAAATGGAAATGTTATCGCCGGGTTTTATTCCAACAAGTACCGGAATACGTCCCTAGCATTAACGGCCTTAGGGCGCTACACGCTGACGCGCGATCTGAACAAGCGTTTCCAGGTGGATGCAATAGGCGGTTTTTCGCTAGACTACGAAACCTATAAAGGCAGGGGCTATAACTATGACCCTATTCAAGAGGCGTCTATCTCATTCAACCGCAATTCCAAAATCTATCACAAAGCGTTGAGCATAGGCCCCAGCTTCCGCTATCGGCTTTTCTCCGGCCTAGAGGCGATAGGCGAAGGCACTGTTAATATGGATTTGCGTTCTCCACGAGTTGTCACGCCCTCCGGCGCCATAGGGCTACGCTACCGGTTTGGTAGCCGCTAACAGCAACACCCAGGCCTCTTAACAAAGCCATGCGGAGAGCTAGTAATTTCAGAGAAAGAGCGCAGCAGCACGCCTCTTTCTCTGAAATTACTCTTTGTAAGTTAGACAAATATGTATTTTCTATACTACTAGCTGAAAGCCGCATTACCGCACCACGCCAAACCGCTCACCCTGCAAATCCAGCACGACCGTACGCTGGCTGAAGGGCTCGTTGCCTAGCATGCCGCCCATACCGGAGAAGCGCATCAGCAGGTTCTCCATCATTCTGGTGCCCTCCACATACGTTACTGTGCCGAGAGGAACGGTCAGGTTGTTGAGTTGCAGGGCGGCCGCGGTGGCGGTAGTGTAGGTGGTTATCGTATTGCCCATGGCATTGCCCGTTCCAGTCTGGATGGGAGCTTGGGGGCGGGCCATTTGCTGCCACGTCTCCTGGCTGGTGAGGAGTGCGAAGGCACTGGTACCGGAGTCGAACAGCAGCTTTTCAGATTTGCCTTGTACCTGAGCAGTCAGGATGAGACGGCGGCTGGCGTAGTCGAGGGGCACGAACTCGGTTCGGCGGGCCAGGCTGTCGGGTAGCTGGGTGCTGAGGCTGAAGCGTTGGTGGGCGTAGTCGAGAACCAGTACCCGACCATCCACTATATCGGCCCCCAGGGTACCGATGATAAAATGCTCGGTGCTATCAGCGGGCAGCTCACTGGCGCCATGCTGATAGGCCTTCAGCCGGCGCGCTTTAACCTGGGCCTGGCCTAGCGTAAACGTAAAGTCACGAACAGTATCCGCTTGGGGCAGCAAGCGCTGGGCCGTAGCCGGGTACTGCTTGCGCAGCGCCGCCAAGGAGTTGGCGTAGAGCAAAGAAGTAGGCGCGCCGGTATCGAACTGGAGGTAGCAGGTGCGGGGACAGCCGGGCAGCGTTACGGGCACGAGCAGCGCAGCATGCGGCCCTAATTTATCGGCTTCCCACGCAAAGTTGAAAGTAGCAGGTAGGCCCGTTATCACCAGCTGATTGGCGGCTGGCTCAAACTTCTTGCGCATATAGAAGTAGCCTCCTAGGCCACTAACCAGAAGCAGGGCAAGTACGGCAAGCAGGATGTTGCGGAAGAGTTTCATGACGCGGTAATGGGGGTTGGAGTATGAGCCAAAACTACCCGCTAGGCCACCCTACCGCTTGCGCCATTTACCCGTCATTTTGCCGCCACTTCAAATAAATATCAGACAATCAATCGATTAAAAAAATAAGAATGCTGAGCGGGTTTCAGTCCGGGCCGCTGTTAAAGCACTCTCCCTGGCACGGCTACAGGCTAAAGCCCAGGCTACATTTTTAGAGCCGGAAGCGGTAGAAATCGAATTGGCCTTTTCGCAACTGCCATCCCGAGTAGCAGACCACCACCAGGTTTATCAGGTAGGAACTGACGAATACCCCTACAAACAAATTGGGTAGTACCAGCTGATACAGCCGCGCCCAAAGATGCGCTACCGCCGCCAACCCGTAGCTCAGGACGCAAAGCACCAACCACAGTACCTGGAACCCCAGCACTCGGCGCCCGACCTCTGCCGCGTGCTCTACTTCGTAGCAGTGCTTCCGCCACAGCACCCACGGCACCACCAGATTCAGTAGCGGAAATAGCAGGAAGCCCAGCGCACTTAGGTTGAGCAGTTGCAGAAACTGTGGGTCTGGACGCAGGACTTGTGGCACGCCTGCAAAAACTGATGACTCTGGCAGTGCAGCTGGCTCCGGCTGCGGGTCAGGCTCAGTCTTTACTGCTTCCGGCTCCGTCCGGAATGCTTCCAGCGGTACTTCCAGCGCGGCGGCCAGCGCCTGCAGCGTGTAGCCCCGCGGCACGGTGTCGCCCTGCTCCACCCGCTGAATGGTGCGCAAACTCACCCCCGATTGCTCGGCCAGCACCTCCTGCGAAACGCCTTTACTCTTGCGGATAGTGGAGATACGAGCAGGGGAGAACATAGCGTAGCGAGAGATAGAAGGAAAGCCAGCTCCAAGATAAGCGCCAACCGAACATCAGCTCACTATTTCACTACTTCACCACTTCACTTATCCCCACACTTTGGTGCCCTCGGTGCAGTTGCGGCACATCTCAATCTGGTCGCGGCCTTTGAGCAGGGAAGCCCGGAACTGCTGGTACTTGGTGCCGTGCCAGAGCTGGCGAAAGGTCTGGGTTTTCAGGTCGCCGAGGCGGTATTCAGCATCTTTATCAAAGCAGCAGGGCACCACTAGGCCATCCCACGTAATCACGCAGGAATGCCACATCTTCCAGCAGTGGTTTACCAGCTTGTTCTTGATGCTCCAGGTACCGTTTCCCTGGTTTTCGTAGCGCGAGTAGTAGTCGATGGTCGGGATGAGGGGCGAGCCGTTCTGGTAGTCGTAGATCTGGGCCGTCTTGAACCACACGTCATCTACGCCCAGCTCCTTGGCCAGCTGCTTGGCCTCCTCAATCTGATGCTCGTTGGGGCGTACCACCAGAAACTGAAACACCACCCGCGGCGTCTGCGACTTCAGCTCCCGCCGCCACTTAATCAGGTTTTTGGTGCCTTCCAGCACCTTATCAATTTTGCCCCCCACCCGGTACTGCTGATACACCTCCTGGGTAGTGCCATCCAGAGAGATAATGAGGCGGTCTAGGCCACTCTCCACGGTGCGCTTGGCGTTGGCATCGTTGAGGTAGTGGGCGTTGGTGCTGGTGGCGGTATAGATGCCCTTATCGGCGGCATACTTCACCAGATCCAGGAAGTTGGGGTGTAGGTACGGCTCTCCTTGGAAGTAAAAAATCAGGTACCAGAGCCGCGAAGCCACCTCATCAATGGTCTTCTTGAACAGCTCGTCGGGCAACATGCCCGTGGGGCGCGTGAAGGAGCGTAGGCCACTGGGGCACTCGGGGCAGCGCAGGTTGCAGCTCGTGGTAGGCTCAAACGACAGCGCCACCGGCAGGCCCCAGTGCCGGGCTTTGCCCGTAAGCTTGCTGAGCAGGTAGCCGCCCGTAACCTGCGTGGCATTCCAGAGGCGCTGGGGCGAGGTCTTGGAAACGAAGTTGAGCGCGTCGGAGAGGAGGGAAGCCATGCGGGGATAAAGGTACGGTGCTCCTAACAAGCAACGCCGGAAATCCTCCCAAGCACGAGCTCTAAAATAACAAGCTACAGCCCAAACTATACTATTTTTTTTAGCAATATAACCTAATATTATTAGCCTTCGTATACCTCTCTATATCCAACCTTGCTACAGATCATGAAAATTTCAGTTGAGAAAGGACAGGAAAAAGGGTTTCTGCCCGACGGTCGTCATACCGTTGAGATTACCGATATTCAGGAGGGCCAAAGTGAGCACCAGAACGTGCCGTTCTTTGCCGCTCGCATGGAAAATGAGGATGGCTTCGTGACCCAGCGATTCTATACCTCCCCGGCTGCCATGCCCATTCTGCTGTCGCTCTACTCCGCCGTGGGCATCCACCCTGAGGCCGGTAAAGACCTCGATACCAAGCAGCTACTGGGCAAACGCGTGTCGGTGGAGATTGGGGAGCACAGCTACGCCGACCCCGCTACTGGCAATGAGCGCTCTATCAAACAAGCCACTGGTTTCCGGACGGCATAGGCCTACGGATAACCGCATAAGAAAAGCGCCACTCATGCACATGAGCGGCGCTTTTCTTATGCAAAAAACGGGTTCTAGGCCAGTCTATTTGCCGCCAGCCGGCAGCGTGCTGCTGTAGGTATTGGCTTTGCCGAAGGATTCCTTTATTTCATCTACGGCGGCGCGGCTGCTGAGACGCTTGGGCTTGGTGTTCAGGAAAGTACCGTCTTCTGCCAGCAGGAAGTAAGCGGGCACATCCTGCACGCCATAGGCCTTGGCTACCGCCGCGCGTAGGCCACCGGCGGCCCGCACGTGCATGCCGGGCAGGCGCTTGCTCACTACCAGTTGTTTCCAGGCGCCTTCGTTTTCATCGAGGGCAATGTTGAGGAACACAATGTTCTTGCCATCAAACTTCTTGGCCAGGTCGGCGGCGTAGGGCAGATCGCGCAGGGCCAGGCCGCTGGTGGTGCGCCAGAAGTTGATGTAGACCAGCTTGCCGGCCAGCTGCTGCAGCGTCACGGTGTCACCTTTCGAGGAAACCAGTCGGAAATCAGGCGCCGGCGAGCCAATGGCGAAGGCCTTGTGCGACTCGAAATCGTGCTGAAGCACGGGGTAGTACTTGTTCTGCGGATCGGCGCTCTTGAAATCAGCCAGCATAGCCGCCGACTGCTTCACGTGCCCAAACCGGAACGACTCCTGTAGCACGCGGCCCATAATTACGGGCCGTACGGGGCCGGAAAGCTTATTCTTGGCCTGGTCGTAGCACACCTGGTAAAAATCCGGATCGGTGCGGCGCTTGCCGTTGCTTTCGGCCAGGTAGTGGATATAGTTGAGTAAAAACTCCTGATACATGCCGCTCCCCATGGCAGAAGAACTGTTGATCAAGGCTTTATCGTTGAGGAAGTCGTAGTACGTCGGCGACATCTTCAGGCGGCTCTCGGTGGCCACCACTTGCTCGCGCAAATCCTGGTACGTGAGCCGGTCGTTGGCGTAGCTGTAGTCGATTTCGGCCTTGGCGAAGTCCTTGAACGCCTGACTTAGCTGGTTGTCTTGAGCGTAATTATCCAGAAACTTCTGCTCCTCCTTGCGGCGGTAGTCCAGAAACGACAGGAAACCGGGCTCATAGAGCATAATGTTATCAGGCAGCACCTGAAAGCCATCGTTTTCCACAAACCGCTCATCTACCTCCGAGAGATAAGAATTTGTTTCGGCGCCCCGCCCCTTAAAGCGCACGGAGCTGGCCATATCAGAACCCTTGAAGCGAATATCCAGCTGGTTGCCCGGCTCCAGAAACAGGTCGGCCACATCGTCGCCGTAGACCAGGTCGGCCCGTACGGGGCCTTCCACCTTCACGGCCATGCGAAACTCGCCTTTGTCGTCGAGGCGGGCATAGGTAATCTGTTCTTTCGGATCGAGCGGGTTTTCGCGGATGGACACAGCCACGGTATCGGCGGTGCGCCCACTTACCTTGCCAGTCAGGACCACCGTGCCCTGGGCTTTACCCGCCAGCGGGGCAGCCAAAAGGCCCGCCCAAAGCAGAACGGCAGCAAAGCGGAGTGTATAGGCCATCGGAGGAGGAAACTACATACGTGAATACTTGGCGTCGTCCATTTTCGCTGGTCTGATTGGGCTATCAGATTCAGTCGATTCGCGGTAAAAGCCAATTTTGGTATCGAAGATACGGCATTAAGTAGGAGAAAGTCCAATCCGCTAAGGCCCTTTTTTCGTAACCCCGCCTCTAGGCCAAAGTTTTGAACGTAGGCCGCTTGCTCAATTTTGCTCCCTGACTAAACGAAAAAAGCAGCCAGTTAGCGCCCCCAAACGTGTGTTTCGGGCTTCGCCACCAACTGCTTTTTCGCTTCTATTTTCACTGACTTCCAGCAGAATGCATCAGCCCGCCAGCGGCCCGCAGGTGCTTATCCAAACAAGCCGTTCAGCACTTCATCAAGCCTGGCAGAGGGGTGCACCCGAATACCGTAGCGGGCTATATCGAGGCCCCGCGCGTTGAACTGGGAGATGTACATTTCCGCAAAACCGAGCTTTTCAGCCTCCGAAAGGCGCTGATCCAACCGGCTCACGGCCCGAATTTCGCCGCTCAAGCCTACCTCGGCCGCCAGGCAAACTTCCCCGGCAATGGGCACATCGTTGAGGCTGCTGACCACGGCGGCGCATACAGCCAGGTCCAGGGCCGGGTCATCAAGGCGTAGGCCACCGGCAATGTTTAGGAACACATCGTGCTGGCCCAGGCGTAGGCCACTGCGCTTTTCCAGCACGGCCAGCAGCATTTGCAGGCGCTTGGCATCGAAGCCCGTAGAGCTGCGCTGGGGCGTGCCGTAGGTGGCCGGCGTCACGAGGGCTTGCACTTCTACCAGCAGTGGGCGGTTGCCCTCTAGCGTGGCCCCGATGGCCATGCCACTCAGGCTTTCGGTGCGCTGGCTGAGCAGAATCTCGGAAGGGTTGCTGACCTGCCGTAGGCCACTGCCCTGCATCTCGTAAATACCTAGCTCTGAGGTGGAACCGAAGCGGTTTTTGATAGTGCGCAGAATCCGGTAGCTCAGGTGCCGGTCGCCCTCAAACTGCAGCACGGTATCTACCATGTGCTCCAGAATCTTGGGACCGGCAATAGAGCCATCTTTGGTAATGTGACCGATGAGCAGCACCGGCACTCCGGTTTCCTTGGCATATTTCAGCAGCTCGGTGGTGCACTCCCGCACCTGGCTCACGGAACCCGCGCCGGCTTCTACCAGGGAAGAATGCAGCGTCTGGATGGAGTCAATGACCACCACATTGGGCTGCAGCTGATCAATCTGACGGAAGATATTCTGAGTGCTGGTTTCGGTGAGGATGTAGAGGCCGGGGTGCTGCTTGCCCAGCCGCTCGGCGCGCATCTTGATCTGCTGCTCACTCTCTTCCCCCGACACGTACAGAATGCGCTGCTTGCCCATGTGCATGGCAATCTGGAGCATGAGCGTACTCTTGCCAATGCCCGGCTCGCCCCCGATAAGCACCAGAGAGCCAGGCACTAGGCCACCTCCCAGCACACGGTTCAGCTCCCCGTCGTGGGTGTCGAGGCGGGATTCTTCTTCATAGAGAATTTCGCCCAGA
Proteins encoded in this region:
- a CDS encoding FeoB-associated Cys-rich membrane protein; its protein translation is MWLQYLLIALLFVGAAFYVGRLFWRAFFDKTAAGCAKGCGGACSVIDVDRLQRTIELAATKGAGQ
- a CDS encoding erythromycin esterase family protein, whose amino-acid sequence is MKTTFPTHPLRRASDLDPLLEAIGEARVVLLGEASHGTSEFYTWRTALTKLLIQEKGFQFMAVEGDWPDCFEVNAAIKHNTPTHAPASSVLSTFNRWPTWMWGNWEIVALVEWLREHNQALADDKQIGFYGLDVYSLWESLQEILHYVEKQGDGAVQAAHKAFRCFEPYSEDPQEYAQAVAFVSEDCEDEVTEMLRALRRQVRDLPPGGLRAQEQKFNAEQNALVAVNAERYYRAMIRGGAASWNVRDQHMMETLTRLLDLHGPNSKAIIWEHNTHIGDARYTDMRDDQMVNVGQLAREAYGRDNVFAVGFGTYQGTVVAGKKWGATPEVMTVPEARRSSWEHMLHQQLKGDNALLFSEELRGHPLLAHSVGHRAIGVVYRPEFEQFGNYVPTQIPERYDAFMFFDQTRALHALPTEADTHTPPDLYPWNY
- a CDS encoding outer membrane beta-barrel protein; the protein is MLVRSIGIGAVLFSFPLLSFAQTSEPETPRYYVGVSAFTNFSQRLSRSIDPSTVPPLQLTLGYQLNPRWAVQLGASYSTSPGSYSVIPRDANGNVIAGFYSNKYRNTSLALTALGRYTLTRDLNKRFQVDAIGGFSLDYETYKGRGYNYDPIQEASISFNRNSKIYHKALSIGPSFRYRLFSGLEAIGEGTVNMDLRSPRVVTPSGAIGLRYRFGSR
- a CDS encoding helix-turn-helix domain-containing protein, translated to MFSPARISTIRKSKGVSQEVLAEQSGVSLRTIQRVEQGDTVPRGYTLQALAAALEVPLEAFRTEPEAVKTEPDPQPEPAALPESSVFAGVPQVLRPDPQFLQLLNLSALGFLLFPLLNLVVPWVLWRKHCYEVEHAAEVGRRVLGFQVLWLVLCVLSYGLAAVAHLWARLYQLVLPNLFVGVFVSSYLINLVVVCYSGWQLRKGQFDFYRFRL
- a CDS encoding SPASM domain-containing protein; translated protein: MASLLSDALNFVSKTSPQRLWNATQVTGGYLLSKLTGKARHWGLPVALSFEPTTSCNLRCPECPSGLRSFTRPTGMLPDELFKKTIDEVASRLWYLIFYFQGEPYLHPNFLDLVKYAADKGIYTATSTNAHYLNDANAKRTVESGLDRLIISLDGTTQEVYQQYRVGGKIDKVLEGTKNLIKWRRELKSQTPRVVFQFLVVRPNEHQIEEAKQLAKELGVDDVWFKTAQIYDYQNGSPLIPTIDYYSRYENQGNGTWSIKNKLVNHCWKMWHSCVITWDGLVVPCCFDKDAEYRLGDLKTQTFRQLWHGTKYQQFRASLLKGRDQIEMCRNCTEGTKVWG
- a CDS encoding TlpA family protein disulfide reductase, with the translated sequence MAYTLRFAAVLLWAGLLAAPLAGKAQGTVVLTGKVSGRTADTVAVSIRENPLDPKEQITYARLDDKGEFRMAVKVEGPVRADLVYGDDVADLFLEPGNQLDIRFKGSDMASSVRFKGRGAETNSYLSEVDERFVENDGFQVLPDNIMLYEPGFLSFLDYRRKEEQKFLDNYAQDNQLSQAFKDFAKAEIDYSYANDRLTYQDLREQVVATESRLKMSPTYYDFLNDKALINSSSAMGSGMYQEFLLNYIHYLAESNGKRRTDPDFYQVCYDQAKNKLSGPVRPVIMGRVLQESFRFGHVKQSAAMLADFKSADPQNKYYPVLQHDFESHKAFAIGSPAPDFRLVSSKGDTVTLQQLAGKLVYINFWRTTSGLALRDLPYAADLAKKFDGKNIVFLNIALDENEGAWKQLVVSKRLPGMHVRAAGGLRAAVAKAYGVQDVPAYFLLAEDGTFLNTKPKRLSSRAAVDEIKESFGKANTYSSTLPAGGK
- the radA gene encoding DNA repair protein RadA is translated as MAKIKTLFFCQNCGAQSAKWIGRCPSCGEWNTYVEEVIEKNDNNAAAGAWKASTTVGSTTSKAAKPKALGEILYEEESRLDTHDGELNRVLGGGLVPGSLVLIGGEPGIGKSTLMLQIAMHMGKQRILYVSGEESEQQIKMRAERLGKQHPGLYILTETSTQNIFRQIDQLQPNVVVIDSIQTLHSSLVEAGAGSVSQVRECTTELLKYAKETGVPVLLIGHITKDGSIAGPKILEHMVDTVLQFEGDRHLSYRILRTIKNRFGSTSELGIYEMQGSGLRQVSNPSEILLSQRTESLSGMAIGATLEGNRPLLVEVQALVTPATYGTPQRSSTGFDAKRLQMLLAVLEKRSGLRLGQHDVFLNIAGGLRLDDPALDLAVCAAVVSSLNDVPIAGEVCLAAEVGLSGEIRAVSRLDQRLSEAEKLGFAEMYISQFNARGLDIARYGIRVHPSARLDEVLNGLFG